One window from the genome of Thermus caldifontis encodes:
- a CDS encoding DUF2271 domain-containing protein yields the protein MLKRYYSRRSFFRRVLGGALALGLVKGQGKAWPQGMELRVRFAYEGGGFRYRAPYVAVYVEDERGNLVRTLGLFLMPGKGERWWNALRRYFTLGSLEAMRTLSGPTRPPGQYTLAWDGLDEWDRTVPQGSYYVCVEYAREHGPYELFRERVEIGDRPFQKTYPLRGELKEVSLDYRRKT from the coding sequence TCCGGAGGGTGCTGGGCGGAGCCTTGGCCTTGGGGTTGGTTAAGGGCCAGGGCAAGGCCTGGCCGCAAGGGATGGAGCTCAGGGTCCGCTTTGCCTACGAGGGAGGAGGGTTCCGCTACCGGGCCCCATACGTGGCCGTCTACGTGGAGGACGAGAGGGGGAACCTGGTCCGCACCCTAGGGCTTTTCCTCATGCCGGGGAAGGGGGAACGGTGGTGGAACGCCCTCCGGCGCTACTTTACCCTGGGGAGCCTCGAGGCCATGCGCACCCTTTCCGGCCCCACCCGCCCCCCAGGACAGTACACCCTGGCCTGGGATGGCCTGGACGAGTGGGACCGCACCGTGCCTCAGGGAAGCTACTACGTGTGCGTGGAGTACGCCCGGGAACATGGCCCCTACGAGCTTTTCCGGGAAAGGGTGGAGATTGGGGACAGGCCCTTCCAGAAAACCTACCCCTTGAGAGGGGAGCTTAAGGAGGTGAGCCTTGATTACCGCAGGAAAACCTAG
- a CDS encoding PepSY-associated TM helix domain-containing protein, which yields MITAGKPRSGASPLRARLYSWARVLHLYLSMLALMAVLFFALTGLTLNHPEWFGEGRVRKLTGTLADAPYLQGETVNWLRLAEDLRALGLRGRVSEYGQNRAQAWLSFRAPGYGADAQVDLKTGVYTLSITEAGLVAALNDLHKGRDTPGAWKWAIDLSALFLTLVSLTGLLLSLFLRKTRRAALLTLLLGLLLFGGLALWASL from the coding sequence TTGATTACCGCAGGAAAACCTAGGAGCGGAGCTAGCCCCCTCAGAGCCCGCCTTTACTCCTGGGCCCGGGTCCTTCATCTTTACCTTTCCATGCTGGCCCTAATGGCGGTCCTCTTCTTCGCCCTCACCGGCCTCACCCTGAACCACCCCGAGTGGTTCGGGGAAGGGCGGGTGCGAAAGCTCACCGGCACCCTGGCTGATGCCCCCTACCTGCAGGGGGAGACCGTGAACTGGCTGAGGCTTGCCGAGGACCTCCGGGCCCTCGGGCTCAGGGGGCGGGTTTCCGAGTACGGCCAGAACAGGGCCCAGGCCTGGCTCTCCTTCCGGGCTCCCGGGTATGGCGCCGATGCCCAGGTGGACCTAAAGACGGGGGTGTACACCCTAAGCATCACGGAGGCCGGCCTGGTGGCGGCCCTCAACGACCTGCACAAGGGCCGGGATACTCCAGGGGCCTGGAAGTGGGCCATAGATCTCTCCGCCCTCTTCCTGACCCTGGTGAGCCTCACGGGCCTGCTTCTGAGCCTCTTTCTGCGCAAAACCCGACGCGCGGCCCTCCTCACCCTGCTTTTGGGCCTTCTCCTCTTCGGGGGCCTGGCCCTCTGGGCCTCCCTTTAA
- a CDS encoding chlorite dismutase family protein: protein MPLLWSFGLFRVLPEFRRLEAEGQEHLKEELAELLGRWQQREGFLAVYSLVGLSAEADFLLWQGASHPRALQALRRELNRTRLMGFVEPVALYLDQGEGEPGEGFLALFPFGLEGTPPAGAKVFQGESLLALEGPFEALFPLAGREGGHLAARRTPREALDEL from the coding sequence ATGCCTCTCCTTTGGTCCTTTGGGCTCTTTCGGGTCCTGCCGGAGTTCCGCCGCCTCGAGGCGGAGGGGCAGGAGCACCTTAAGGAGGAGTTGGCCGAGCTCCTCGGCCGCTGGCAGCAAAGGGAAGGGTTCTTGGCCGTCTACAGCCTGGTGGGGCTTTCCGCCGAGGCCGATTTCCTCCTTTGGCAAGGGGCTTCCCACCCCAGGGCCCTCCAGGCCTTAAGGCGGGAGCTAAACCGCACCCGGCTCATGGGGTTTGTGGAGCCCGTGGCCCTTTACCTGGACCAAGGCGAAGGGGAGCCAGGGGAGGGCTTTTTGGCCCTTTTCCCCTTCGGCCTAGAGGGAACCCCGCCCGCAGGGGCAAAGGTCTTCCAGGGGGAAAGCCTCCTGGCCCTGGAGGGGCCCTTTGAGGCCCTCTTTCCCCTGGCAGGGCGGGAAGGGGGCCACCTGGCCGCCCGCCGCACCCCGAGGGAGGCTTTGGACGAGCTTTAA
- the hemQ gene encoding hydrogen peroxide-dependent heme synthase, which produces MGGYIPEPTFTLEGWHILHDFRHLDYAAWFSASQGEREEAWAELRAILREWEEVEAEGKGSFGVYQVITHKADLLFLNLRENVDALLAVETRLNRSLFAHYLSPAYGFYSVVELGSQTGPLDPEAPYVKPRLTPKVPKEGYVCFYPMNKRRQGQDNWYLLPAKERAELMKAHGETGRKYQGKVLQVISGAQGLDDWEWGVDLFSGDPIQFKKIVYEMRFDEVSARFGEFGPFYVGKHLSPEDLARFLGVG; this is translated from the coding sequence ATGGGAGGTTACATTCCCGAGCCCACCTTTACCCTCGAGGGCTGGCACATCCTCCACGACTTCCGCCACCTGGACTACGCTGCTTGGTTCTCTGCTTCCCAAGGGGAGCGGGAGGAGGCCTGGGCGGAGCTTCGCGCGATCCTGAGGGAGTGGGAGGAGGTGGAGGCGGAGGGCAAGGGGTCCTTTGGCGTGTACCAGGTGATCACCCACAAGGCCGACCTCCTCTTCCTGAACCTTCGGGAGAACGTGGACGCCCTTTTGGCGGTGGAGACCAGGCTTAACCGAAGCCTCTTCGCCCACTACCTAAGCCCCGCCTACGGGTTTTACTCCGTGGTGGAGCTGGGAAGCCAGACCGGTCCCCTGGACCCCGAGGCCCCCTACGTCAAGCCCCGCCTCACCCCTAAGGTGCCCAAGGAGGGGTATGTCTGCTTTTACCCCATGAACAAAAGGCGACAGGGCCAGGACAACTGGTACCTGCTCCCCGCCAAGGAGCGGGCGGAGCTCATGAAGGCCCATGGGGAAACGGGAAGGAAGTACCAGGGGAAGGTCCTGCAGGTGATCAGCGGGGCCCAGGGCCTGGACGACTGGGAGTGGGGGGTGGACCTCTTCAGCGGGGATCCCATCCAGTTCAAGAAGATCGTGTACGAGATGCGCTTTGACGAGGTTTCCGCCCGCTTTGGGGAGTTTGGGCCCTTTTACGTGGGAAAACACCTTTCCCCGGAGGATCTGGCCCGGTTTTTGGGGGTGGGCTGA
- a CDS encoding mechanosensitive ion channel family protein yields the protein MVALHVGLTLLLAWLLGRYGARALNALGRLTPTKRDDRLFQLLGLLWWGVVALLALSYLAHALAWPLEPLATWGKALVGWLGSRGLAILAVAALTFLAYRLIPLLLAQLPEPEGELTREAVRRKTLRVVAESVLRIAILVLGGLFLLSNLGFNVTALLAGAGVVGLAVSFAAQNLVRDFINGFFILLEDQYGVGDIVQIGGVGGKVERFNLRVTVLRDLEGRVHFIPNSEVRQVTVLTQEWSRAVVDVGVAYKEDLDRVLAVFQDEVARFHQDPAWQDRFTEPPEVLGVQNLDQSAVVIRVLFSTKPGEQWAVAREFRRRIKNRLDREGIEIPYPHQKLYFGEPLRLEKGA from the coding sequence ATGGTGGCCCTACACGTAGGCCTTACCCTTCTCCTGGCCTGGCTTTTGGGCCGCTACGGGGCCAGGGCCCTGAACGCCCTGGGGCGCCTAACGCCCACAAAACGGGACGACCGGCTGTTCCAGCTCCTGGGCCTCCTTTGGTGGGGGGTGGTGGCCCTCCTGGCCCTAAGCTACCTGGCCCACGCCCTCGCCTGGCCCCTGGAGCCCTTGGCCACCTGGGGGAAAGCCCTGGTGGGGTGGCTGGGAAGCCGGGGCTTGGCCATCTTGGCGGTGGCCGCCCTCACCTTCCTGGCCTACCGCCTCATCCCCCTCCTCCTGGCCCAGCTACCCGAGCCGGAAGGGGAGCTCACCCGGGAGGCGGTGCGGCGGAAAACCCTAAGGGTGGTGGCGGAGTCGGTTCTCCGGATCGCCATCCTGGTCCTGGGTGGGCTCTTTTTGCTCTCCAACCTGGGCTTTAACGTCACCGCTCTCCTGGCGGGGGCTGGGGTGGTGGGCCTAGCGGTAAGCTTCGCCGCCCAGAACCTGGTTCGGGATTTCATTAACGGGTTTTTCATCCTCCTGGAGGATCAGTATGGGGTGGGGGATATCGTGCAGATAGGCGGGGTGGGAGGTAAGGTGGAACGCTTCAACCTGAGGGTCACCGTCCTGCGGGACCTGGAGGGCCGGGTCCACTTCATCCCCAACTCCGAGGTGCGCCAGGTGACGGTCCTCACCCAGGAGTGGAGCCGGGCGGTGGTGGACGTGGGGGTGGCCTACAAGGAGGATCTGGACCGGGTTTTGGCGGTGTTCCAGGACGAGGTGGCCCGCTTCCACCAAGACCCAGCGTGGCAGGACCGCTTCACCGAGCCCCCTGAGGTCCTGGGGGTGCAGAACCTGGACCAAAGCGCCGTGGTCATCCGGGTCCTCTTCAGCACCAAGCCTGGGGAGCAGTGGGCGGTGGCCCGGGAGTTCCGCCGCCGCATCAAAAACCGCCTGGACCGGGAGGGAATCGAGATCCCCTACCCCCACCAGAAGCTCTACTTTGGCGAACCCCTTAGGCTGGAGAAGGGAGCGTAA